One part of the Phaenicophaeus curvirostris isolate KB17595 chromosome 2, BPBGC_Pcur_1.0, whole genome shotgun sequence genome encodes these proteins:
- the FAM228B gene encoding protein FAM228B: MCTVNSSETPWLLRFTCPRPMKARDPQRPQQAAFDESQDIIASVQCILDSENYFMREVDRYLKHNDFLNLRKKEILYKKWLEDVSEPLLQKIQNKMDSQSSEEIRKRKEQQHTLYLNYCKKKGYVTLEDYDPSEYDPLFLTSTDCWKVTIPALRDPLLQDSERKLIETGIIKQCETGRPYSTRELRELSRAKLPVLPLSRQRMDAIEWLKVPPAYIASQAHRTKRLKVMNCHSKSR, encoded by the exons ATGTGTACTGTGAACAGCTCAGAGACTCCCTGGCTGCTGAGATTTACATGTCCGAGACCCATGAAAGCACGTGATCCACAAAGGCCTCAGCAG GCAGCATTTGATGAAAGTCAAGACATCATTGCTTCTGTTCAGTGCATCTTGGACAGCGAAAATTATTTCATGAGG GAGGTGGACAGGTATTTGAAGCACAATGATTTCTTAAATCTGcgaaagaaagaaatcctgtACAAGAAATGGCTTGAGGATGTTTCAGAGCCACTGCTGcagaaaattcagaacaaaatggACAGCCAGTCAAGCGAAGAAATAcggaaaaggaaagaacaacaACACACTCTCTACTTAAACTACTGTAAAAAGAAG GGCTATGTGACTTTGGAAGATTATGACCCATCGGAGTATGATCCGCTCTTCCTGACAAGCACAGACTGCTGGAAG GTTACAATACCAGCTTTACGGGATCCTCTGTTACAAGACAGTGAAAGAAAGCTGATTGAGACAGGCATTATCAAGCAGTGTGAGACAG GAAGACCCTACTCCACCAGAGAGCTGAGGGAACTCAGCAGAGCTAAATTGCCAGTGCTTCCTTTGAGCCGTCAACGTATGGATGCAATTGAGTGGCTGAAGGTACCACCTGCCTACATTGCTAGCCAGGCCCACCGAACTAAGAG